The region cattttacaaataatctGACAATTATTTTCAATGACTGGAAAAATGTCAGTCATCCTATCAAACAGTCATTACTGTAATTAGGACCTacatataacaacaacaacaataatatctAGTACATAAACATGACAACCATAACTATAAGCATTTATGCAAAAAGGTATAATGAAGTTCAATTGTGCCCGATTCTTACTACACTAAAGGTTGTACTGAATTTGGACACTGCTGCCCCCTAACGGTTACACAACAGAACTATGTAGAACAAAcctacatgtaaaaaaaaaaaaaaaaaaaaaaaagttaaaaacacattcagttaTTAAAAGCATGCACCCAGCTGTATGttaacacaaaacattaacctTCTGTTTTATCAAAGTTTACGTTACTAAAGCGAATAAATCCATTACTAGGAAGCCAGCCAACCTCCATCACGCAGAAAGAGCAGGAAAGCAACTATAGGGAAATACAAAGCAGCTTTCCCAAAGaagatacacacaaataaataaattaacatgtTCAGCAGAGGCTCTTGTAGAGAGTGACTTAAAATGGTGCTTTGTTGGCTCCATGGAAGAAATCTtcaagaaacaaacaagggaAAAATGAAAGCCAAGATCCCCATAGCCAAATACAAGCGCAACCCAAGATCCATCAGCCGAGGAGGCTTCAAGTGGTTCCTGGGGGATCACGGCTGTGGGTCTGGTGAGAGGCAGCAGGCCTGTAGGGGTAGGCGTTTAGGTTAGTCGGTGCCAGCAGGCGAGTCTGTTCCTCACCCTCCCACAGCAGCAGGCTCTGAGGGGCGACAGACGGCCAGATTACCAGGCTGTTGGGCTCGTAGAGTGGATTGAGGAAGCGCTCCAGCTCCTGAGGCCTGTTCACCCACGACCACAGGGACACAGTCTTCTGGGAGAGTTTCAGTTTCACCCTAACTCAgatagcacacacagacagcacaacAATGGTGACGTCTTGTAAAATCCTATAGAGACTAGACAGCTACACATTCTTGAGTCAGGAGTCACTTAACCTTAACATGAGATCCCAATCAACACAATAGTTATTAACTACTTAACCATGGAGCACACTTCTGATGCTGATATAAACAATACAGGCCAAGCAGGAAAAAAGCAGTGATTCTCCAGACTGACTATAACTGGTGAAAATTTAGCAACAGTCTATCAGagaaaaaatacagcaaattGTATTCCTGATAATGGGCTACAGCAACATTGGGATGACTATTCTGTGTCCCACTAACGAAAAGATATTAGAAACAATGTGATCTcactaaatacatttataacaaCTTGGATGACCCAAAATTTAGAGCTGATGTGGCGTTTTGCACTTGTACATCTTCTTAAACCTTAATTTGTACAGAATGCAATGACATCTTTTGTTCATACTAATTTATGCTGATCGGTGCTAAAAGATCTTAATTCcataccagaaaaaaaaaacaaaaaaaccccaaaaaaaaaacacctgctgAAAGGATCCTGAAATGAACATTAACAAATTGTAGAAAAAACCAGACTATGAAAGTGGCAGCTCAACCCCTTTTGATCCATGCTAAACTGCAGAACTGTCCACATCACTTGAAAAACAAactttatgtttattttacatatctAGTGTTGCTTCCAAAAGATCTGACTTGTAGTGTATACATGACCAACCAATGTGAGAGATTTTATCACAGCAGGAATTTGGTCTAGTAGACTAGGTCTAGTAGTGAGAATAAATGCAGAAACAAACCCTGTGCAACTGTGGGATAGTGAGACATCAAAGTAAACATAGATATTATGCATGCACCACTCAGCAGTTATGACTGGTCTATTAGGACTGGACCAGCCTCTGCACAGGGAGCCACTGACCTCTCGGCTGCCGTGGTCCCCAGAAAGGTGCCAAACTGGGAGGCGTAAGTGTGTTCAAACAGCATAACCAGGAAGTGCTCGTTGAACTGGAAGGAGCATGGGAACTGGCGGAGGATCTGCCACACACAGTCCAGGAAGAGCAGGAAGACGGGTGCCTCGCTCCGCAGCTTCTCGTTAGAGTAGGCCGACTGGGCACAGCGCTGCTGGAACGGGTGACCTGcctggggtcagaggtcactcaCGGTCATGGGACATTAGACATTAATGGGACTGGCTTTTTTTAAGATAATGAAACGATGAGAAaaagttcatttatttgtttttattttttttagctgGGATTTTAGATTTCTGTGGATTTGAGTTTGCAAACAGGCTCTTCTGTTTGCAagatgtcataaatgtaagccCTCAGCAAGTGCCACTCCCAGCCCAAGGTGCTACCCACCTGTAGCCACTCGCGCTCCACCAGGGCCTGGAAGCCACGCACCGTTCTGCAAGCTGGCTCCAGGATGATCTGGGCCAGGGATGTCACCTGCAGTGTGGAGTCTGTGCCCTCTGTCCCATGGACCAACACAGATGCACCTTCTCTGAGGGCACAAAGCCAGGAGGACAGACCCAAGCAAAACCAACAATACAAGTCAACTACGGATAGCAGTTGTtcatttataaatgcatttttttttcatcaacCTGGCTCACAAATGTTGTAAGGCAGATCTTTGAGTGCAAGTCAGTACCTCtcccaaacaacaaaaatactaataatactaaacagtacagtaAGCAATCATTCACAAAAATGTCATCATACACACTTAAGCACAAGAACaattatcaaaaataaacaaaacaaaccacagaaATTAGTCCACATTcatgaaaacacaaagaaatgatTTCTTATTCAAAAGCCCAGGAGCCCAAAGAACAGTAATGAGCTGTAAGCCAAAATGAGTGTGGAACACAGCAGAACCAGGATTCTATGAACTTAATAATGATTGCAGGCTGAACAGTAGCTAGCAATTATCTGACAAATGGGCTTTGCAACAAGTGCAGCATGAAGCAAGGCTATAACAGAGCCAGTAATTAGCTGTGAATAGATCTACCAGGATAAAAACAGTAATTAACACAGTCATAAACCAGTTACACCTAGCTTTGTTCTAAAATAGGCCTCAGGGTTCGAGGGAGCATCTGCATGCAGGACAGTGACAGATGactatatgtatgcatgtgtgtggcaggggtgtaacagagacagacagacaaagaaaaagtgggagaacacagaagagagacacatacacaggtaTAAAAAAAGGCTAAATGCTGACCTGTCGATGCACTGAGCAGCAAGACAGGCAGTGGTGAGGATCTCTTTAACCTGACTCTGCCAGTTGGAGGCCTCCAGCTTGCTAAGCCAGCGGTCCATGCTGTTAGAGTGGTCATTACACGCTTCCACTATCTTAATCAGACTCTCCTGTAGAATATTGGTCCTATGAAAGAAGAGATCACATTACAGTAATCGGTAAAGCATGCATTATActtataaataaaaggaaagatCAAATTTGTCAAAATGTTCCATTGTCTCCTGCTGATATCTAGTAAATCAACTGTGACAACTGTGACATTAGCTGATCGGTTTTTCACCCAGTTATCCATAAACATCCAAGTCATCCATAAATAGTTAAGCCAAGTATTTGATTACAAATACTAACAAATCTTAACTATTAATCAtaaaaccctaacccaaaaTACAACTTTGACAGCACACCTAAAAATCATTGGTTGAAATTTCTTTACACCAAATCAGATACCTACTTACAACTCATGGAGTAAAAGTTTCTAGTCACCTCTCAATGGCTTTGTGGATTCTTCTCCACTGTGGATAGTTGGCCTCCTGTTCAAAGCCACCTCCCCGAGCCTTCGCCTGTTGCGCTACAGCGATAGTGCGTGTGTCAATGATGTAACCGCGCTTGCCTGCACGGAGCGTGGCGTTGATCAGCTTCTCATCCTCCTTACAGCGACGCCCACTGGTTCCAGTGAGAGGCTGGCTTGCTCGCATGATCACCTGAAGACAAAGGAAGGGACACCACAAGCACATGTCTAGTCTTGCCAAATGGATGTCTGTCAGATGGAACTACAGATCCCATAGTGCATGGCTGACCATGCCATTCTTCTTGTGGTAGTAGCTGAGCACAGGGAAGCGTCCACCATGGCGAAAGGTAGCAGCTTTGCACAAGGAGTCGTCATCTATGTCCTTGGGCACAGTAACCAGTGCTGGGTAGGAGGGGCAAATGCTGAAGTCTTTGTTCACTTCACTAAGCCTCCACTCATCTGTCTGTccagcacaaacagcaaaaaaacaaataaattcagGCTGCACTCTACAACGttctttttaaataagcaaCAGACACAAGCACAAGCCTATAGAAAGAGTAAACCTATACCATTGATTCCAGTTCTTTGAAAGCTTCCTCGGGTAAGAACAAGTTCCATCCATCCTCAATGACCTCAAACATTGGGCGGTAGAAGAAGGGATACATCAGGGAAACGGAGTCAAGTGTGGACAATGCCTAAAAAAAGAGGAGCGAGCAGAGAAATCAGTCCAGCCCAGGTTTTtaagtggctttttttttttttaaatgtctttttttaaaagcttttaattCTCTGGGACTTACAGAATATAAAAAGATATGAAATAGATAAAAGTAGAACTCCAGGATTAAATAGAAAGAGAACACAGCACACTGACAAACTCAGGGTATCCAAACTAATTGATGACTTACCATTCCCAGCAATGCTTGCAATGGACTGCATGAATTGTGAGTGAAAAAATTAAGTGCACCTCAATGGAGTTGGCAATGTTGAGGCACTCCTCCATCCCAGGTATGTCCAACTGAATGATTCGCAGGTCCTTGCATTTCACAATAATTGTTCCAAGAGAGCCAATAAATCTAAAACAGAAGGCCATGCAGAAGATCTCAGATCTGTGGTTAAGTCTTTAGCCGTGCATTAACAGCCTGACATTGTCTTAGGAAGATCACAGTAAC is a window of Electrophorus electricus isolate fEleEle1 chromosome 3, fEleEle1.pri, whole genome shotgun sequence DNA encoding:
- the mtmr9 gene encoding myotubularin-related protein 9; the encoded protein is MEFAELIKTPRVDGVVLHRPFLPTVEGTLCLTGHHLILSSRQDNTEELWLLHANIDAIEKRFIGSLGTIIVKCKDLRIIQLDIPGMEECLNIANSIEALSTLDSVSLMYPFFYRPMFEVIEDGWNLFLPEEAFKELESMTDEWRLSEVNKDFSICPSYPALVTVPKDIDDDSLCKAATFRHGGRFPVLSYYHKKNGMVIMRASQPLTGTSGRRCKEDEKLINATLRAGKRGYIIDTRTIAVAQQAKARGGGFEQEANYPQWRRIHKAIERTNILQESLIKIVEACNDHSNSMDRWLSKLEASNWQSQVKEILTTACLAAQCIDREGASVLVHGTEGTDSTLQVTSLAQIILEPACRTVRGFQALVEREWLQAGHPFQQRCAQSAYSNEKLRSEAPVFLLFLDCVWQILRQFPCSFQFNEHFLVMLFEHTYASQFGTFLGTTAAERVKLKLSQKTVSLWSWVNRPQELERFLNPLYEPNSLVIWPSVAPQSLLLWEGVFLRWNRSTKCLDEAYEEMVHIIEYNKELQLKVNSLRRQLAELETEDALPQTP